A genomic window from Cucumis melo cultivar AY chromosome 8, USDA_Cmelo_AY_1.0, whole genome shotgun sequence includes:
- the LOC103484972 gene encoding uncharacterized protein LOC103484972, whose amino-acid sequence MDRTKSSSKSRPSTADLLTWSEVPHPESSPALSASAPRSHQPSDRISKVLQGGQLTDEEAESLMKKKNCSGYKMKEMSGSGIFASNGEGDESELDNKTGLRMYQQALNGVSQISFATEEGLSPKKPTSIPEVAKQRELSGTLQSDPDARSKKQISDAKNKELSGHDIFGAPPEITPRSLAAARSLESKESKDMGEPAPRTLRTSVKVSNPAGGQSNILFGEEPVMKTAKKLHNQKFQELTGNDIFKGDAPPGASEKSLSSAKLREMSGNDIFADGKAESRDYFGGVRKPPGGESTIALV is encoded by the exons ATGGATAGAACTAAATCCTCTTCAAAATCTCGCCCATCCACCGCCGATCTGCTCACCTGGTCTGAGGTTCCCCACCCTGAATCTTCCCCCGCCCTCTCCGCTTCCGCCCCTCGCTCCCACCAG CCGTCCGATAGAATCAGTAAAGTGCTCCAAGGGGGTCAGCTCACGGATGAAGAAGCCGAGAGCTTGATGAAAAA GAAGAACTGTTCAGGGTATAAAATGAAGGAGATGTCTGGAAGTGGAATTTTTGCATCTAATGGTGAAGGGGATGAATCGGAACTTGATAACAAAACAGGGCTTCGGATGTATCAG CAAGCCTTGAATGGAGTTAGCCAAATATCCTTCGCTACTGAAGAGGGGTTATCTCCTAAAAAGCCTACTTCAATTCCAGAGGTGGCAAAGCAACGTGAGTTAAGTGGGACATTGCAGAGTGATCCTGATGCCAGGAGTAAGAAGCAGATATCAGATGCTAAGAACAAGGAGCTAAGTGGACACGACATCTTTGGAGCTCCACCCGAAATAACACCAAGATCATTGGCAGCTGCGCGGAGCTTGGAATCGAAAGAAAGTAAAGATATGGGTGAACCAGCACCTAGAACCCTGAGAACTTCTGTTAAAGTTTCAAAC CCTGCCGGAGGCCAGAGTAACATCCTGTTTGGTGAAGAGCCAGTGATGAAGACAGCTAAGAAGCTACACAACCAGAAGTTTCAAGAGTTGACTGGTAACGATATATTTAAAGGAGATGCTCCACCAGGAGCATCGGAGAAATCGCTGAGCTCGGCCAAGCTAAGGGAGATGAGCGGAAACGACATATTTGCTGATGGGAAGGCAGAATCAAGGGACTACTTTGGGGGAGTTCGTAAACCTCCGGGTGGAGAAAGCACCATTGCGTTGGTTTAA
- the LOC103485345 gene encoding uncharacterized protein LOC103485345 — MFISSQSSFTTQINFNSSQSIIMGATQKLSSFNCEIRIIEAKNIEFKSPKNLFVRYYLSTDTNKKVRLNTTQVSSISDFIWNQSFCLECLGSQESLQALQQATVVFELRRAKTRAVFGSSSQLLGRAEIPWSDVFESQNMEIIERWVSMVCGNNNGCVYKQPKLKVGMRVRVPEEMETDKKIKRIRKWKDECGCCESSKVGDFCEDFELFALAAAMEFL; from the coding sequence ATGTTCATAAGTTCTCAATCCTCCTTCACTACACAAATTAATTTTAACTCTTCTCAATCAATAATAATGGGCGCCACTCAAAAACTCTCTTCCTTCAACTGCGAAATCAGAATCATAGAAGCCAAAAACATAGAGTTCAAATCTCCAAAGAATCTCTTCGTAAGATACTATCTTTCTACAGACACCAACAAAAAAGTTCGTCTCAACACAACACAAGTCTCTTCCATCTCCGACTTCATATGGAACCAATCTTTTTGTTTGGAGTGTTTGGGTTCACAAGAATCTCTCCAAGCCCTCCAACAAGCAACGGTCGTCTTCGAGCTCCGGAGGGCTAAAACCCGAGCTGTTTTTGGGTCGTCGTCTCAACTTTTGGGTAGGGCTGAGATTCCTTGGAGTGATGTTTTTGAATCCCAAAATATGGAAATAATTGAGAGATGGGTGTCAATGGTTTGTGGCAATAATAATGGATGTGTTTATAAGCAACCGAAATTGAAGGTGGGGATGAGAGTGAGAGTTCCAGAAGAAATGGAGACGGACAAGAAGATAAAGAGAATTAGGAAGTGGAAGGATGAGTGTGGGTGTTGTGAATCATCCAAAGTGGGTGATTTTTGTGAGGATTTTGAGCTCTTTGCCCTTGCTGCTGCCATGGAATTCTTGTAG
- the LOC103484973 gene encoding probable xyloglucan galactosyltransferase GT17: MFPCLFSMISKKQSTIHIIPLIEREKNSKSKKPIIKPYILYNSLLLLSFILWFLILFLCFPKSTLTNSDNQTNNLVTTCDGPPYVYVYDLPPEFNLGLLEDCRHLSVYTDMCPHVANRGLGRQVSTISTAANTWFATHQFIAEMIFHARMENHPCRTRDPNIADLFYIPFYGGLHASSKFREPNITERDALAVRLVDYIQSQPTWWKNKGRDHFLALGRTAWDFMRNNANGPDFGANCLLTLNAVQNMSVLTVERNPWAGLNQFGIPYASYFHPYTSDEMKTWQNKMRHSDRPHLFTFIGAPRKGLEKAAIRNDIIQQCDMSSKCKLVNCRGEQGKECYDPGQVLRIMSESEFCLQAPGDSFTRRSTFDSILAGCIPVFFSPHTAYTQYFWYLPEKARDYSVYIDEKGEERKRIEEVLLKIPREKVKKMRERVVKLIPKLTYKHPNSTDFHFKDAVDVALAALYKRVSSSVGVGGGDDLSL, from the coding sequence ATGTTTCCTTGTTTGTTCTCTATGATTTCCAAGAAACAATCAACAATTCACATCATTCCATTaattgagagagagaaaaactcCAAAAGTAAAAAACCCATTATCAAGCCTTACATCCTTTACaattcccttcttcttctttctttcattctttgGTTTCTCATTCTCTTCCTTTGTTTCCCAAAGTCAACGCTGACAAACTCCGACAACCAAACTAACAATTTGGTCACCACTTGCGACGGACCTCCTTATGTCTACGTGTACGATTTGCCACCCGAGTTTAACCTCGGCCTTCTCGAAGACTGCCGCCACCTCAGCGTCTACACCGACATGTGTCCCCACGTGGCGAATCGGGGCCTCGGCCGCCAAGTCTCCACCATCTCCACGGCGGCCAATACTTGGTTCGCCACGCATCAGTTCATAGCCGAGATGATCTTCCACGCGCGTATGGAGAATCACCCATGTCGCACACGCGATCCCAACATTGCTGATTTATTCTACATTCCCTTCTACGGTGGGCTCCACGCGTCCAGCAAGTTTCGTGAACCGAACATCACGGAGCGAGACGCGCTCGCCGTTCGATTAGTTGACTATATTCAATCACAACCCACGTGGTGGAAGAATAAGGGACGTGATCATTTCCTTGCACTAGGAAGAACCGCTTGGGACTTCATGAGGAATAATGCAAATGGGCCGGACTTCGGCGCGAATTGTTTGCTGACTCTAAACGCGGTTCAAAACATGTCGGTGCTAACTGTGGAGCGAAACCCATGGGCCGGGTTGAACCAATTCGGTATACCTTACGCCTCTTATTTCCACCCGTACACGTCGGATGAGATGAAGACGTGGCAAAACAAAATGAGACATTCGGACAGGCCCCACTTGTTTACATTCATCGGGGCCCCACGTAAGGGGTTGGAGAAAGCTGCGATACGAAACGACATTATTCAACAATGCGACATGTCGTCCAAATGCAAACTGGTGAACTGCCGTGGGGAGCAGGGGAAGGAATGTTACGATCCAGGGCAGGTTTTGAGAATAATGAGCGAATCCGAGTTTTGTCTGCAGGCGCCGGGGGACTCGTTCACACGGCGCTCGACGTTTGATTCGATACTGGCGGGGTGTATTCCGGTGTTCTTCTCGCCGCACACGGCGTATACGCAGTACTTTTGGTACTTGCCGGAGAAGGCAAGGGATTATTCTGTGTACATTGatgaaaaaggggaagaaagGAAGAGGATTGAGGAAGTGCTTTTGAAGATACCGAGAGAGAAAGTGAAGAAAATGAGGGAGAGGGTTGTGAAATTGATTCCGAAATTGACGTATAAGCACCCCAATTCTACTGATTTTCATTTCAAGGATGCCGTTGATGTTGCCCTTGCCGCACTATACAAGCGCGTTTCGTCTTCCGTCGGCGTGGGCGGTGGCGACGATTTGTCCTTATAG